From the genome of Chanos chanos chromosome 5, fChaCha1.1, whole genome shotgun sequence, one region includes:
- the LOC115811227 gene encoding gamma-crystallin M2-like, whose amino-acid sequence MTMGKIIFYEERNFQGRSYECMSDCADMHSYMSRCHSCRVESGCFMVYDRPNYMGNQYFMRRGEYADYMNMFGWNNCIRSSRMIPMHRGSYRMRIYERENFGGHMHECMDDCESFMDRYHMSHCMSCHIMDGHWLMYEHPHYRGRMMYFGPGEYRNFSSMGYGNMRFMSMRRIMDSFY is encoded by the exons ATGACCATGGGAAAG ATTATCTTTTACGAGGAGAGGAACTTTCAGGGTCGCTCCTATGAGTGCATGAGCGACTGTGCTGACATGCACTCCTACATGAGCCGTTGCCACTCATGTAGGGTGGAGAGCGGCTGCTTCATGGTTTATGACCGTCCAAACTACATGGGAAACCAGTACTTCATGAGGAGGGGCGAGTATGCTGACTACATGAATATGTTTGGATGGAATAACTGCATCAGGTCCTCGCGCATGATCCCCATG CACCGAGGATCCTACAGAATGAGgatctatgagagagagaactttggAGGTCACATGCATGAGTGCATGGATGATTGTGAGTCATTCATGGACCGCTACCACATGTCCCATTGCATGTCCTGCCACATTATGGATGGCCACTGGCTCATGTATGAGCACCcccactacagaggcaggatGATGTACTTCGGACCTGGCGAGTACAGGAACTTCAGCAGCATGGGATATGGCAACATGAGATTCATGAGCATGAGGCGTATCATGGATTCCTTTTACTAA